TTCGCCTGGCAAACCGCGTTTATGTGGGACGGGGCCGCGTCGCACCTCGATACCCAGCCGCTGATCCCGCTGCTGAGCGACGTGGAAATGGCGGGCGACCTCAGCGCGATCGTCGATATGATGAACCGTGACGGCGACTACAAGCGTTTGTTTGCGAAGGCATTCCCGGGTGAAGCTATCGACTCGGAGCATATGCTGAAAGCCCTCGGACAGTTTATGGTGACGCTCCGAAGCACCGATTCGCGATTCGACAAGTACCGCCGTAATGAGGCGGGCGGTGCACTTACGGATCAGGAATTGGCCGGATACGCCACGTTTCAGGCGAAATGCGCTTCCTGCCACGCTACCGACCTGCAAACCGACAACAGCTTCCGGAACAACGGGCTGCCCGTGAATCCGCAGTTACACGACGTCGGGCGCTACCGGGTGACGGAAGATCCTGCAGACCGCTATCGGTTTAAGGTGCCCAGCCTGCGAAACGTTGCCGTGACTGCGCCGTATATGCACGATGGTCGGTTCTATTCGCTTGAGGCCGTATTGGAGCACTACAATTCGGGC
This genomic interval from Flavobacterium sp. HJ-32-4 contains the following:
- a CDS encoding cytochrome-c peroxidase; translated protein: MSTTNKSLLWTAGIVASVFLVSCSDDGGYEPVPLTISNPSNFPQPVYDFTVNPPTEAGFALGKKLFYDGRLAADGVVSCAFCHMQANAFTHHGHSLSHGVNNAVGTRNAPPLQNFAWQTAFMWDGAASHLDTQPLIPLLSDVEMAGDLSAIVDMMNRDGDYKRLFAKAFPGEAIDSEHMLKALGQFMVTLRSTDSRFDKYRRNEAGGALTDQELAGYATFQAKCASCHATDLQTDNSFRNNGLPVNPQLHDVGRYRVTEDPADRYRFKVPSLRNVAVTAPYMHDGRFYSLEAVLEHYNSGVVASPTLDPLLAGDTPGIRLNAAEKANLVAFLQTLTDTHFLTNPLYSEYR